The following proteins are encoded in a genomic region of Pan troglodytes isolate AG18354 chromosome 2, NHGRI_mPanTro3-v2.0_pri, whole genome shotgun sequence:
- the HESX1 gene encoding homeobox expressed in ES cells 1 isoform X1, with protein sequence MSPSLQEGAQLGESKPSTCSFSIERILGLDQNKDCVPLMKPHRPWADTCSSSGKDGNLCLHVPNPPSGISFPSVVDHPMPEERALKYENYFSASERLSLKRELSWYRGRRPRTAFTQNQIEVLENVFRVNCYPGIDIREDLAQKLNLEEDRIQIWFQNRRAKLKRSHRESQFLMAKKNFNTNLLE encoded by the exons ATGTCTCCCAGCCTTCAGGAAGGCGCTCAGCTCGGGGAAAGCAAACCCTCAACTTGCTCCTTTTCAATTGAGAGAATCTTAGGACTGGACCAGAACAAAGACTGTGTTCCATTAATGAAACCCCACAGGCCCTGGGCAGACACCTGCAGCTCATCAG ggaAAGATGGTAACTTATGTCTACATGTCCCAAATCCTCCCAGTGGGATTTCATTCCCTAGCGTGGTGGATCACCCAATGCCAGAAGAAAGAGctttgaaatatgaaaattacTTTTCAGCCTCAGAAAGACTGTCTTTGAAAAGAGAGTTGAGTTGGTATAGAGGCCGAAGACCAAGAACTGCTTTTACTCAAAACCAG attgaAGTGTTAGAAAATGTCTTTAGAGTAAACTGCTATCCTGGTATCGATATTAGAGAAGACTTAGCTCAAAAATTGAATCTAGAGGAAGACAGAATCCAG ATTTGGTTTCAAAATCGGCGTGCAAAACTGAAAAGGTCCCATAGAGAATCACAGTTTCTAATGgcgaaaaaaaatttcaacacaAATCTGCTGGAATAG